The proteins below come from a single Chryseobacterium nepalense genomic window:
- a CDS encoding GNAT family N-acetyltransferase, with the protein MIETERLLLKEINESYVNDILKIRSNEIINQYVQRVSPKNNYDALQFILTIKERTKSNQTFYWGISLKDQLNLIGTICLWNFSEDRTVAEVGYELLPDFHNKGIMSEALKAVINFAFNNLFLKEIVAMTHRYNDNSKKLLLKHNFVLEEERIDEGFPDNLVFSLKNDGYNSKSLQ; encoded by the coding sequence ATGATTGAAACAGAACGATTATTGTTGAAAGAAATCAACGAAAGCTATGTCAATGATATTCTGAAAATTCGCAGCAACGAAATTATCAATCAATATGTACAGAGAGTCTCTCCGAAAAATAATTACGATGCGCTGCAGTTTATTCTCACGATTAAAGAAAGAACTAAAAGTAATCAGACATTTTACTGGGGGATTTCTTTAAAAGATCAACTAAATCTTATAGGGACAATCTGTCTCTGGAATTTTTCTGAAGACCGGACGGTTGCAGAAGTGGGGTATGAATTATTGCCTGATTTTCACAACAAAGGAATCATGTCGGAGGCATTAAAAGCTGTTATAAATTTCGCTTTTAACAATTTGTTTTTGAAAGAAATTGTGGCAATGACTCACCGTTATAATGATAATTCAAAAAAACTTCTTTTAAAACATAATTTTGTATTGGAAGAGGAAAGAATAGATGAGGGGTTTCCCGATAATCTGGTTTTTAGTCTGAAAAATGATGGTTACAATTCCAAAAGCCTGCAGTAA
- a CDS encoding endonuclease MutS2 — translation MFINKEDLNELEFPQLLAEISPFAYSPKTREKILQLRPMEIDEAELSLKKTSEYLSSFESSNAVPFDEYEDIESELKLMLIENYRLENSAFIKIKTLTEQIGKLQKFFPTMPETFPTLMEDVSILEFRKEIIDKVDKVFNRFGEVKSEASPILKVLRTEIQHAKKAIQENFNRALFNYGQSEFLDDIRETIIDDQRVLAVKSGFKKRVPGRVLGLSKTGSITYIQPDSVVKHYFKLKENEEEEKKEIDKILRQLTAELAEYQPQLWRYQKYIFDLDLTRAKAKFAELINGVLPKINRHKTLRLRDAFHPLLFLRNKAENKTIFPQTLTFTEHNRIICISGPNAGGKSITLKTVGLLQLMIQSGILVPVHPKSEMFFFEKIMTDIGDNQSIENHLSTYSSRLRKMSGIIREADANTLLLIDEFGTGSDPELGGALAESFLEFFYDKKSFAIITTHYTNIKLVVEQLPNAQNAAMLFNEETLEPMYKLEVGQAGSSFTFEVAEKNKIPRFIIHSAKKKVEHDIVNLDKTIVKLQQEKYEVEKLKSDLAERKESVEDKRDNLQKLNEQLQQKLYNFQKLYEEEHRKLQFGNKIETFIDSYTKGKSRKDVVKDFVKLLEQEKFRKLGADKDESKRLQVVKRKITQQLKKEEVIEKIAETNEKLEEKRQTDRSLWMKVGQRVRIAGSTSVGTIEKISKKKVVVNYGTFKTTIDADELERI, via the coding sequence GTGTTTATAAATAAAGAAGATTTAAATGAATTAGAGTTTCCGCAATTGCTCGCGGAGATTTCTCCTTTTGCATATTCTCCCAAGACAAGAGAAAAAATTCTTCAGCTTCGTCCGATGGAAATTGATGAGGCCGAACTTTCCCTGAAGAAAACCTCAGAATATTTATCAAGTTTTGAAAGCTCTAATGCCGTTCCTTTCGACGAGTATGAAGATATCGAAAGCGAACTGAAATTAATGCTGATTGAAAATTACCGACTGGAAAACAGTGCTTTCATCAAAATAAAAACCCTCACGGAACAGATCGGGAAACTTCAGAAGTTTTTCCCAACCATGCCGGAAACCTTTCCTACTTTAATGGAAGATGTTTCTATACTGGAATTCAGAAAAGAAATTATTGACAAGGTTGATAAAGTTTTCAACCGTTTCGGTGAAGTGAAAAGTGAAGCCTCGCCGATTTTAAAAGTCTTGAGAACGGAAATCCAGCATGCCAAAAAAGCAATCCAGGAAAATTTTAACCGTGCTTTGTTCAATTATGGCCAGAGTGAATTTCTAGATGATATCCGTGAAACGATTATTGATGACCAGAGGGTTTTAGCGGTAAAATCAGGTTTTAAGAAAAGGGTTCCGGGAAGAGTATTGGGATTGTCCAAAACAGGGTCTATTACCTATATCCAGCCGGACTCTGTAGTGAAGCATTATTTTAAGCTTAAAGAAAATGAAGAGGAAGAGAAAAAGGAAATTGATAAAATTTTACGACAGCTTACTGCAGAATTGGCTGAATACCAACCTCAATTGTGGAGATACCAGAAATACATCTTCGATCTTGATTTAACGAGGGCCAAAGCGAAATTTGCAGAGCTGATCAATGGTGTTTTACCGAAAATCAACCGTCACAAAACATTGAGGTTAAGAGATGCTTTTCATCCTTTGTTGTTTTTAAGAAATAAAGCAGAAAATAAAACCATTTTCCCTCAGACGCTTACCTTCACGGAACATAACAGGATTATCTGTATTTCCGGACCGAACGCCGGAGGAAAATCAATCACCCTGAAAACTGTAGGATTGCTTCAACTGATGATCCAGAGCGGAATTCTTGTTCCCGTTCACCCAAAATCCGAAATGTTTTTCTTTGAAAAGATCATGACCGATATTGGTGACAATCAGTCTATTGAAAACCATTTATCGACTTATTCTTCGAGATTGAGGAAAATGTCGGGAATTATCCGTGAAGCAGATGCCAATACGCTTTTACTGATTGACGAATTCGGTACCGGCTCCGATCCTGAATTAGGAGGTGCTTTAGCAGAAAGTTTTCTGGAGTTTTTCTATGATAAAAAGAGCTTTGCAATTATCACCACGCATTACACCAATATCAAATTGGTGGTAGAACAGCTTCCGAATGCACAGAATGCCGCCATGCTCTTCAATGAGGAAACGCTGGAACCGATGTATAAACTTGAAGTAGGACAAGCAGGAAGCTCATTTACTTTTGAAGTAGCCGAGAAAAATAAAATCCCAAGGTTCATCATTCATTCTGCCAAGAAAAAGGTAGAACACGATATTGTAAATCTTGATAAAACGATTGTAAAGCTTCAGCAGGAAAAGTATGAGGTTGAAAAGCTGAAATCTGATCTTGCAGAAAGGAAAGAATCCGTTGAGGACAAGCGTGATAACCTTCAAAAGCTGAATGAGCAGCTTCAGCAGAAATTGTATAATTTCCAGAAACTGTATGAAGAAGAACACCGTAAACTGCAGTTCGGGAATAAGATTGAAACGTTTATCGACAGCTACACCAAAGGAAAATCGAGAAAAGATGTAGTGAAAGATTTTGTAAAACTTCTGGAACAGGAAAAATTCCGTAAGCTGGGTGCTGACAAAGATGAAAGCAAGCGCCTTCAGGTTGTTAAACGGAAAATCACCCAACAGCTGAAAAAAGAAGAAGTGATTGAAAAAATTGCTGAGACCAATGAAAAATTGGAAGAAAAAAGGCAAACTGACCGTTCACTCTGGATGAAAGTGGGACAAAGAGTTCGTATCGCCGGAAGCACAAGTGTGGGAACCATTGAAAAGATTTCCAAGAAAAAGGTTGTGGTGAATTATGGTACGTTCAAAACGACCATTGATGCGGATGAGCTGGAAAGAATTTAA